In one Oceanotoga teriensis genomic region, the following are encoded:
- a CDS encoding FMN-binding protein produces the protein MTSKRVFSVFLVLLLVVVSAFAAKINLKDGIYGAQASEASYGYTAFVMLEIDNGKIVKVVADEVSADGKLKSNDEGYRANMEPKTGTYPSKFYTDLAMQLLKEQNPDKVDIVSGATHATHNFVKLVKAILEDGKLGQTITVNLK, from the coding sequence ATGACATCAAAAAGAGTATTTAGTGTATTTTTAGTGCTTTTATTAGTTGTTGTATCAGCTTTTGCTGCAAAGATAAATTTGAAAGATGGTATTTATGGTGCACAGGCATCTGAAGCAAGTTATGGTTATACAGCATTTGTTATGCTTGAAATCGATAATGGAAAAATAGTTAAAGTCGTTGCTGATGAAGTTAGTGCAGATGGAAAATTAAAGTCAAATGATGAAGGCTATAGAGCAAATATGGAACCTAAAACTGGAACTTATCCTTCAAAATTTTATACAGATCTTGCTATGCAATTGTTAAAAGAACAAAATCCAGATAAAGTGGATATTGTTTCTGGAGCTACACATGCAACACATAATTTTGTTAAATTAGTTAAGGCTATTTTAGAAGATGGAAAATTAGGCCAAACAATAACAGTTAATTTAAAGTAA
- the pgeF gene encoding peptidoglycan editing factor PgeF: MKIFKESMIKGKRYLYIEEFEKLNIFTFFSTIDFDFSSKNRSSNLNFIKNTFKINMISSSDQTHSDNIKIIENSEEIVKNTDALITNKSNIYLFTLHADCTPIYILDKKNRIVALIHSGWRGTHKKILEKTLKKMLYSFNSKPEDIIVAFGPSIRKDSFEVDYDVYKLFKEKFKNDIYYEKRDNKYLIDLPKINTDIAKKFGVSQIIDSNICTYEDKRFYSFRKTHGNEKMGAIIGIKNH; this comes from the coding sequence ATGAAAATATTTAAAGAATCTATGATCAAAGGTAAAAGATATCTTTATATCGAAGAGTTTGAAAAATTAAATATTTTTACATTTTTTTCAACTATAGATTTTGATTTTTCTTCTAAAAATAGATCTTCAAATTTGAATTTTATTAAAAATACATTTAAAATAAACATGATTTCTTCATCAGACCAAACACATTCGGATAATATAAAAATAATAGAAAACTCTGAAGAAATAGTAAAAAATACAGATGCTCTTATAACAAATAAATCAAATATCTATTTGTTTACATTACATGCTGATTGTACACCTATTTATATTTTAGATAAAAAAAATAGAATTGTAGCTCTTATTCATTCAGGATGGAGAGGTACTCATAAAAAAATTCTCGAAAAAACTTTAAAAAAAATGTTATATTCTTTTAATTCAAAACCAGAAGATATAATAGTTGCCTTCGGACCTTCTATAAGAAAAGATAGTTTTGAAGTGGATTATGATGTATATAAATTATTTAAAGAAAAATTCAAAAATGATATATATTATGAAAAAAGAGATAATAAATATTTAATAGATTTACCAAAAATAAATACAGATATCGCTAAAAAATTTGGTGTATCTCAAATTATAGATTCAAATATATGTACATATGAAGATAAAAGATTTTATTCTTTTAGAAAAACACATGGAAACGAAAAAATGGGAGCTATAATAGGAATTAAAAATCATTAA
- a CDS encoding TIM-barrel domain-containing protein, with the protein MKHSTILNFTEFYRFGNPFETEAVIINKEEFLYDDNSKLMYFDIYNEGESTFLKYKMNENDYIFGLGENLGSLNKRGRKYRMYATDDPNHTPEKEALYGSHPFIIVDGKEKFGLLIDYPGEIIFDIGYENINEIKIEIKSKDFELYIFDEEDKNEIIKEYLTLTGKPFVPPKWAWGYQQCRWSYPDEKTIKDIANKFRSKGIPCDAIYMDIDYMENYKVFTIDRKKFPEFEKMVKDLKEEGFNLVPIIDPGVKIEKEYSIYEEGVKQNYFCKNKDGNDFVTAVWPGLTHFPDFLNNETRNWWGKKYGIFTDLGIYSFWNDMNEPAIFYTLRSFNNVVKAAENMKNDVNMGINAFLAKDKMLAMSNSREDYKSFYHIDDSGNKINHDDVHNLYGFNMTRATVQGFDKLIPDYRYFLLSRSSYTGHHRYATIWTGDNHSWWEHMLVHIRMIQSLNLSGFFYTGADVGGFGCNSNPELVIRWMQLGAFTPLYRNHAALGTRNQEPWSFDSKTEDILTDIIKLRYAFLPYSYSEYMKSVEDLTPFIRPLFLEFDNDRVKQIEDQYMYGESLMVAPIYTPNSRGRYVHLPEDKWLVWIASNYSNRSMKVLQNGDYYIEADLKEIPVFIRENHMIVLSEPTKYVGEKNIEKIILTGLITDKGSYTYYEDDGVTNEYKKGNYAEISVNVSKKEGEYEVEAEIDTSEDYIPLLKEIKLEIYDEFGNRFNQTLSLK; encoded by the coding sequence ATGAAACATTCTACAATTCTTAATTTTACTGAATTCTACAGATTTGGTAATCCATTTGAAACGGAGGCTGTTATTATCAATAAAGAAGAGTTTCTTTATGATGATAATTCTAAATTGATGTATTTTGATATATATAATGAAGGAGAAAGTACATTTTTAAAATATAAAATGAATGAAAATGATTATATTTTTGGTCTTGGTGAAAATTTAGGTTCTTTAAATAAAAGAGGTAGAAAATATAGAATGTATGCAACAGATGATCCAAATCACACTCCTGAAAAAGAAGCTCTTTATGGTTCTCATCCTTTTATAATAGTAGATGGTAAAGAAAAATTTGGACTTTTAATAGATTATCCAGGAGAAATAATATTTGATATAGGATATGAAAATATAAATGAAATTAAAATAGAGATAAAATCAAAAGATTTTGAACTTTATATATTTGATGAAGAAGATAAAAATGAAATAATAAAAGAATATTTAACTTTAACAGGAAAACCTTTTGTTCCACCAAAATGGGCTTGGGGATATCAACAATGTAGATGGAGTTATCCAGATGAAAAAACTATAAAAGATATAGCCAATAAATTTAGAAGTAAGGGAATTCCTTGTGATGCAATTTATATGGATATAGATTATATGGAAAATTATAAAGTGTTTACAATTGATAGAAAAAAATTCCCAGAATTTGAAAAGATGGTAAAAGATTTAAAAGAAGAAGGTTTCAATTTAGTACCGATTATAGATCCAGGAGTAAAGATAGAAAAAGAATATTCTATTTATGAGGAAGGTGTAAAACAAAATTATTTTTGTAAAAATAAAGATGGAAACGATTTTGTCACTGCTGTTTGGCCAGGTCTTACACATTTTCCGGATTTTTTAAACAATGAAACAAGAAATTGGTGGGGTAAAAAATATGGAATTTTTACAGATCTTGGTATCTATTCTTTTTGGAATGATATGAATGAACCAGCTATATTCTATACTTTGAGAAGCTTTAATAATGTTGTTAAAGCGGCAGAAAATATGAAAAATGATGTCAATATGGGAATAAATGCATTTCTTGCAAAAGATAAAATGCTTGCAATGTCCAATTCAAGGGAAGATTATAAGTCATTTTACCATATTGATGATTCTGGAAATAAAATTAATCATGATGATGTTCACAATTTATATGGATTTAATATGACCAGAGCTACAGTCCAAGGATTTGATAAATTGATTCCTGATTATAGATACTTCTTGTTATCAAGGAGTTCTTATACAGGACATCATAGATATGCTACTATATGGACAGGAGACAATCACTCTTGGTGGGAACATATGCTTGTTCATATAAGGATGATTCAGTCTCTTAATTTATCGGGGTTCTTTTACACTGGGGCAGATGTGGGAGGATTTGGATGTAATTCAAATCCTGAACTTGTTATAAGATGGATGCAATTGGGAGCATTTACACCATTATATAGAAATCATGCTGCTCTTGGTACAAGAAATCAAGAACCATGGTCTTTTGATAGTAAAACAGAAGATATTTTAACAGATATAATTAAATTGAGATATGCTTTTTTACCTTATTCATATTCAGAATATATGAAATCTGTTGAAGACTTAACCCCATTCATAAGACCTTTATTTTTAGAATTCGATAATGATAGGGTTAAACAAATAGAAGATCAATATATGTATGGTGAATCACTTATGGTAGCACCAATTTATACCCCAAATTCAAGGGGAAGATATGTTCATTTGCCAGAAGATAAGTGGCTTGTTTGGATAGCTTCGAATTATTCAAATAGGAGTATGAAAGTTTTACAAAATGGTGATTATTATATAGAAGCAGATTTAAAAGAAATTCCTGTTTTTATAAGAGAAAATCACATGATAGTTTTAAGTGAACCTACAAAATATGTTGGTGAAAAAAATATTGAAAAAATAATTTTAACAGGACTTATAACTGATAAAGGATCTTATACATATTATGAAGATGATGGTGTTACTAATGAATATAAAAAAGGTAATTATGCCGAAATATCAGTAAATGTTTCTAAAAAAGAGGGAGAATATGAGGTTGAAGCTGAAATAGATACATCTGAAGATTATATACCTCTTTTAAAAGAGATCAAACTTGAGATTTATGATGAATTTGGAAATAGATTTAATCAAACACTATCTTTAAAATAA
- a CDS encoding SDR family NAD(P)-dependent oxidoreductase, producing the protein MENFVLITGASNGIGKEMAYIFAEMGFNLLLIARNFEKLNDIKNKIEKKNNIKVLILSKDLTDIESIKDIYSFCNIEEINVEILINNAGFASFGEFHSIDLDTDLSQINLNIMALTMLTKLFLKDMIEKRNGKILNVSSIAAFQPGPLMSVYYASKAYVESFTQAISNESKQYGITVSSLCPGPVNTGFKERAGMNRSNLFKGKGVMSAEKVAKYAIKCLFKGKKRIIPGFLNKCSVFSTRFVSSSFAAKIAKSIQKEDMKK; encoded by the coding sequence ATGGAAAATTTTGTTTTGATAACGGGAGCTTCAAATGGGATAGGAAAAGAAATGGCTTATATTTTTGCTGAAATGGGTTTTAATTTACTTTTAATTGCAAGAAACTTTGAGAAGCTCAATGATATTAAGAATAAAATTGAAAAGAAAAATAATATAAAAGTTTTAATTTTATCCAAAGATTTGACCGATATAGAATCTATAAAAGATATATATTCTTTTTGTAACATTGAAGAAATAAATGTTGAAATACTTATTAATAATGCGGGCTTTGCAAGCTTTGGAGAATTTCATTCTATTGATTTAGATACAGATCTTTCACAAATAAATTTAAATATTATGGCTTTGACCATGTTAACTAAGTTATTTTTAAAAGATATGATTGAAAAAAGAAATGGTAAAATATTAAACGTATCTTCTATAGCAGCTTTTCAGCCTGGACCTCTCATGTCTGTTTACTATGCATCAAAAGCTTATGTTGAGTCTTTTACACAAGCTATTTCAAATGAATCAAAACAGTATGGAATAACCGTTTCTTCTCTTTGCCCAGGTCCTGTGAATACTGGATTTAAAGAAAGAGCAGGAATGAATAGATCTAATCTTTTTAAAGGAAAAGGAGTCATGAGTGCTGAAAAGGTTGCAAAATATGCTATAAAGTGTCTTTTTAAGGGAAAGAAAAGAATTATTCCTGGCTTTTTAAATAAATGCAGTGTTTTTTCTACAAGGTTTGTTAGTAGTAGTTTTGCTGCAAAGATAGCTAAGAGTATACAAAAAGAAGATATGAAAAAATAA
- a CDS encoding clostripain-related cysteine peptidase, which yields MKKIIFFILIISTILLLNSCISKPKDGSLLKNKLIYGNFDKELIFSENISKITIDGQTIINQDKNNRIIISKDFFKNSDNSIKIKYETIYGRIYEENIPIIHPDLQIFFYAGGETSGGSLGNFIPNDIQEMKDGIIKSSKIISINIVADYNDSPDKIISINNVNGLISQTINFPQEYGLDEELKVSDPETLNFFMDELIDKNNSSKLFMILWNHGSGWIGEGTKRYHYLNNNYSSKSIIIEDNANYLRINELKNLLYLFNSKYNKIPDIIGFDACNMSMIEIIYELSDYTDYLVSSVNLIPGTGWNYKFLSKYDDNIDVLLQNLVQYYKETYENKDNIPYKTSLTALKTNGLKLELDNFFKNYVSSSSDKEFKTYYTFGNYNSIKNTDINQTGFKIEDYILSSYVEDNPNLSGIGLALKVPSSYKEDYEALTFYKNKLWNPVFE from the coding sequence ATGAAAAAAATTATATTTTTTATATTGATTATTTCTACCATTTTATTGTTAAACTCTTGCATAAGCAAACCAAAAGATGGCTCTTTATTAAAAAACAAATTAATATATGGAAATTTTGATAAAGAATTGATATTTTCCGAAAATATTTCCAAAATCACCATAGATGGTCAAACTATAATAAATCAAGATAAAAATAATAGAATAATAATATCAAAAGATTTTTTTAAAAATTCTGATAACTCAATAAAAATAAAATATGAAACAATATACGGTAGAATTTACGAAGAAAATATTCCAATTATTCATCCAGACTTGCAAATATTTTTTTATGCTGGTGGCGAAACAAGTGGTGGATCACTTGGAAATTTCATACCAAATGATATACAAGAGATGAAAGATGGCATAATAAAATCTTCAAAAATAATTTCAATAAACATAGTAGCTGACTACAATGATAGCCCAGATAAAATCATAAGTATTAATAATGTAAATGGATTAATCTCACAAACAATAAACTTTCCTCAAGAATATGGATTAGATGAAGAATTAAAAGTTTCAGACCCAGAAACATTAAATTTTTTTATGGATGAACTAATAGATAAAAATAATTCCTCTAAATTATTTATGATATTATGGAATCATGGAAGCGGTTGGATTGGAGAAGGAACAAAAAGATACCATTATTTAAATAATAATTATTCATCAAAATCAATAATAATAGAAGATAATGCAAATTATTTGAGAATAAATGAGTTAAAAAATTTATTATATTTATTTAACTCAAAATACAATAAAATTCCAGATATAATAGGATTTGATGCCTGTAATATGTCAATGATAGAGATAATATATGAATTATCAGATTATACAGATTATTTGGTGAGCTCTGTGAATTTAATTCCTGGAACTGGCTGGAATTATAAATTTTTATCAAAATATGATGATAACATTGACGTTTTATTACAAAATCTGGTACAATATTATAAAGAGACCTATGAAAATAAAGATAATATTCCTTATAAAACTTCATTGACAGCTTTAAAAACAAATGGTTTAAAGTTAGAATTGGACAATTTTTTTAAAAATTATGTTTCATCTTCATCTGATAAAGAATTCAAAACTTATTACACATTTGGAAATTATAATTCCATAAAGAATACAGATATAAATCAAACTGGATTTAAAATAGAAGATTATATATTATCTTCTTATGTTGAAGATAATCCTAATTTATCTGGAATTGGACTTGCATTGAAAGTTCCATCCTCTTACAAAGAGGATTATGAAGCTTTAACATTCTATAAAAATAAATTGTGGAACCCTGTATTTGAATAG
- a CDS encoding type I phosphomannose isomerase catalytic subunit, protein MINEPLICKPVLSEKVWGNKDLNEVFKHNLGENPVGEVWLFSVVEGMETTLKGVETGKTYKSTDIIKDFPLLLKLISTSSWLSVQVHPDDDFAEKLENQSIGKSEAWYFLKDGGKIKVSNDNEGVMNSFKDNSWDKCLEEIEFNKFDTIFIPAGTVHTLGPNCTILEIQQSSDITYRLYDWGRPREIHVEKSKEVLKNVKTSYCVNRSTNGMETKYFSFNKFKNEEKIGKGIYVSLKDYKTIYLDDKVKYYFEGEWVEYKINMNGWKGII, encoded by the coding sequence GTGATCAATGAACCTTTAATTTGTAAACCTGTTCTTTCTGAAAAAGTTTGGGGGAATAAAGATTTAAATGAAGTTTTTAAGCATAACTTAGGAGAAAATCCAGTTGGTGAAGTTTGGCTTTTTTCTGTTGTTGAAGGTATGGAAACTACCTTAAAAGGAGTTGAAACAGGTAAAACTTATAAATCAACGGATATAATCAAAGATTTTCCATTGCTGTTGAAATTAATATCTACTTCATCATGGTTATCTGTTCAGGTTCATCCAGATGATGATTTTGCAGAGAAACTTGAAAATCAAAGTATAGGTAAGTCTGAAGCTTGGTATTTTTTGAAAGATGGTGGAAAAATAAAAGTCTCAAATGATAATGAAGGAGTTATGAATTCATTTAAAGATAATTCTTGGGATAAATGTCTTGAAGAAATTGAATTTAATAAGTTTGATACAATTTTTATTCCTGCGGGTACTGTTCATACATTAGGTCCAAATTGTACAATACTTGAAATACAACAAAGTTCTGATATAACTTATAGACTTTATGATTGGGGTAGACCAAGAGAAATACATGTAGAAAAATCTAAAGAGGTTTTGAAAAATGTGAAAACTTCTTATTGTGTTAATAGAAGTACAAATGGTATGGAAACTAAATATTTTTCATTTAATAAATTTAAAAATGAAGAAAAAATTGGTAAAGGTATATATGTATCATTAAAAGATTATAAAACTATTTATCTCGATGATAAAGTAAAGTATTATTTTGAAGGTGAATGGGTTGAGTATAAAATAAATATGAATGGTTGGAAAGGTATAATATAA
- a CDS encoding methyl-accepting chemotaxis protein, with translation MKKLNNLSLKIVFGFIVIIVFLIFSSFFSIKSLIKSNEGFESYEKLSNEYSAFSEIENNFQNLRIQVKDYIKDENEISIENFNIFYSQMKEYLEEINITFNSTHTYNEINDQLNLYNNHFQTIQDYKKNKNSIISNLDKSGKSIYDSSWRYLNYVDKMDEQKLTAGFKTLDFLSNARLSLYKYLYYNDEKYVDGIYENFVYADDSINLIQKNQDLNIKSILNDLIKDKENYEGYLGELIGIMYDEQFIINEMDKIGLKIYENIKTVEDTLMKEQKILGTTLIKDNNSTISKVKWIIIINITFSIFSAMLILLFIKRPLKSMNEKIQEFGNGNLNTKFNILSNDEIGKMNKSLNNMGNNLRKTIIEIDKSAKTVDESSHDLASLAEETSATTEELSTKSEDIKNFVEEINDLFSELVSGIEEISISSQNLSENSQNLSNASNITENSAADGVKTMNQIMIEMNNVVEKATVSQITVNELKEMSENILKIVDTINSITEQTSLLSLNAAIEAARAGEAGKGFAVVADEIRKLADDSKKATSDIDKILKNVQGKTGEVNNSVEEVVNLIVNTGEKITTGSTKFSHILQQVKEMNTGIENTTATIQEQSASTEEITGLMEKSSERLTDIKEQIEELNQGIEQESKSALTLSESADRLTELSKGLINIIKKFNI, from the coding sequence ATGAAAAAACTTAATAATTTAAGTTTAAAAATTGTATTTGGTTTTATAGTTATAATAGTATTCTTAATTTTTTCCAGTTTTTTTAGTATAAAAAGTTTGATCAAATCGAATGAAGGTTTTGAAAGTTATGAAAAACTCAGCAATGAATATTCAGCTTTTTCTGAAATAGAAAACAATTTTCAGAATTTGAGAATTCAAGTCAAAGATTATATAAAAGATGAAAATGAAATATCTATTGAAAATTTTAACATATTTTATTCTCAAATGAAAGAATATTTAGAAGAGATAAATATAACTTTTAATTCTACTCACACTTATAATGAAATCAATGATCAACTAAATTTATACAATAATCATTTTCAGACTATACAAGATTATAAGAAAAATAAAAATTCTATAATCAGTAATCTTGATAAAAGTGGAAAGTCTATTTATGATTCTTCTTGGAGATATTTAAATTATGTAGATAAGATGGATGAACAAAAATTGACAGCTGGATTTAAGACACTTGATTTTTTATCGAATGCAAGGCTTTCTCTTTATAAATATCTTTATTATAATGATGAGAAATATGTTGATGGAATATATGAAAATTTTGTATATGCTGATGATAGTATAAATCTTATACAGAAAAATCAAGATTTAAATATCAAAAGTATTTTAAATGATTTAATAAAAGATAAAGAAAATTATGAAGGTTACCTTGGAGAATTAATAGGTATTATGTATGATGAACAATTTATCATAAATGAAATGGATAAAATAGGATTAAAAATATATGAAAATATAAAAACTGTTGAAGATACACTCATGAAAGAACAAAAAATACTTGGAACAACCTTAATAAAGGATAATAATTCAACTATCTCAAAGGTAAAATGGATAATAATAATAAATATAACATTTTCAATTTTTTCAGCAATGTTGATATTATTATTTATAAAAAGACCTCTTAAAAGTATGAATGAAAAAATTCAAGAATTTGGAAATGGTAATTTGAATACGAAGTTTAATATTTTATCTAATGATGAAATAGGAAAAATGAATAAAAGTTTAAATAATATGGGAAATAATTTAAGAAAAACAATAATTGAAATAGACAAATCTGCAAAAACAGTTGATGAATCTTCACATGATCTTGCGAGTTTAGCAGAAGAAACATCGGCAACCACAGAAGAACTTTCTACAAAATCAGAAGATATAAAAAATTTTGTAGAAGAGATAAATGATCTATTTTCTGAACTTGTTTCTGGAATTGAAGAGATATCTATTTCATCACAAAATTTATCAGAGAATTCTCAAAATTTATCTAATGCATCTAACATAACTGAAAATTCAGCTGCAGATGGTGTGAAAACAATGAATCAAATAATGATAGAAATGAATAATGTTGTAGAAAAAGCTACTGTGAGTCAAATAACGGTTAATGAACTAAAAGAAATGTCGGAAAATATTTTGAAGATAGTAGATACTATAAATTCAATAACAGAACAAACGAGTTTATTATCTTTAAATGCAGCAATAGAAGCTGCTCGTGCAGGAGAAGCAGGAAAAGGATTTGCTGTAGTTGCAGATGAAATAAGAAAATTAGCAGATGATTCTAAAAAAGCTACTTCTGATATAGATAAAATTTTGAAAAATGTTCAAGGAAAAACGGGTGAAGTTAATAATTCTGTAGAAGAGGTTGTAAATCTTATAGTTAATACAGGCGAAAAAATAACAACTGGTTCAACTAAATTTTCACATATACTTCAACAGGTAAAAGAAATGAATACTGGTATAGAAAATACGACAGCAACAATACAGGAGCAAAGTGCTTCAACAGAGGAAATAACAGGGCTTATGGAAAAATCATCTGAAAGATTGACTGATATTAAAGAACAAATAGAAGAATTAAATCAGGGAATAGAACAAGAATCTAAATC
- a CDS encoding energy-coupling factor transporter transmembrane component T family protein, translated as MFIDNVALGRYVEKNSLMHKLDPRAKLLGLFVLAGFAFSINSAIDIIVMSVYTIILMLLSKLSLTYYAKSLKSIWFIVVFAFIIQLFSVDGDIIFKLGFIKLTDKGLFNATIITFRILFAIMLSSVLTLTTSPTSLAHAMEDVLRWLFVPKSFAHELSMVMTIAIRFIPVMASEADRIIKAQLSRGANFDDRKFSGKVKGAVSIIIPLLVSALRRAEELSVAMEARGYSGWEGRTRYKKFEWEIIDTLFTLSFILIGVTIIII; from the coding sequence ATGTTTATAGATAATGTAGCTTTAGGAAGATATGTAGAAAAAAACTCTTTAATGCATAAGCTCGATCCAAGAGCTAAACTACTTGGTTTATTTGTTCTTGCAGGATTCGCTTTTTCAATAAATAGTGCTATAGATATAATTGTAATGAGTGTTTATACGATAATATTGATGCTTTTATCAAAACTGAGCTTAACCTATTATGCAAAATCTTTAAAATCTATATGGTTTATAGTGGTTTTTGCCTTTATAATTCAACTTTTTTCAGTAGATGGAGATATAATTTTTAAATTGGGATTTATAAAATTAACTGATAAAGGTCTGTTCAATGCAACTATAATAACTTTTAGAATATTATTTGCTATAATGCTTTCGAGTGTTTTAACTTTAACTACATCACCAACATCTCTCGCACATGCTATGGAAGATGTTTTAAGATGGCTCTTTGTACCTAAATCATTTGCACATGAACTCTCAATGGTAATGACTATTGCCATAAGATTTATACCTGTTATGGCTTCTGAAGCTGATAGAATCATAAAAGCTCAATTGAGTAGAGGTGCAAATTTTGATGATAGAAAATTTTCTGGAAAAGTTAAAGGAGCAGTTTCAATAATTATTCCTTTATTAGTATCAGCTTTAAGAAGAGCTGAAGAATTAAGTGTTGCAATGGAAGCAAGAGGTTATTCTGGTTGGGAAGGAAGAACAAGATACAAAAAATTTGAATGGGAAATAATAGACACTCTTTTTACACTCTCATTTATTCTAATTGGAGTAACGATTATAATAATTTAA